A window of Sutcliffiella cohnii contains these coding sequences:
- the dnaJ gene encoding molecular chaperone DnaJ, whose protein sequence is MSKRDYYEVLGVSKSASKEEIKKAYRKLSKKYHPDINPDADAAEKFKEVKEAYEVLSDDQRKAHYDQFGHADPNQGFGGGGADFGGFGFEDIFDTFFGGGGRRRRDPNAPRQGSDLQYTMTISFEEAAFGKNTDIEIPVEESCDTCNGTGAKPGTKVETCSHCRGTGQESVEQNTPFGRIVNRRTCSSCQGTGKSIPNKCTSCGGNGRVKKRNKISVKVPAGIDDGQQLRVAGKGEAGINGGPPGDLYIVFQVREHEFFERDGDDVYCEMPITYAQAALGDEVEVPTLHGKVKLKIPAGTQTGTNFRLRGKGIQNVRGYGQGDQHIRIRVVTPTNLTEKQKQLLREFAEISGQTPDEQADSFFAKMKRAFKGE, encoded by the coding sequence ATGAGTAAACGCGATTACTATGAAGTGCTCGGTGTGAGTAAAAGCGCCTCTAAAGAGGAGATAAAAAAGGCATACAGAAAGCTTTCAAAGAAATACCATCCAGATATTAATCCAGATGCAGATGCTGCAGAGAAATTCAAAGAAGTGAAAGAAGCTTATGAAGTGTTAAGTGACGATCAAAGAAAAGCTCATTATGATCAGTTTGGTCATGCGGATCCAAATCAAGGGTTCGGAGGCGGCGGAGCTGATTTTGGTGGCTTTGGCTTTGAAGATATTTTTGACACTTTCTTTGGAGGTGGTGGTCGTCGTCGACGTGATCCAAACGCGCCTCGCCAAGGATCTGATTTGCAATATACGATGACTATTTCGTTTGAAGAAGCGGCATTTGGAAAGAATACTGATATTGAAATACCTGTAGAAGAAAGCTGTGATACATGTAATGGTACAGGTGCTAAACCAGGTACGAAGGTTGAGACTTGTTCACACTGTCGTGGAACTGGGCAAGAAAGTGTCGAACAAAATACACCATTTGGTCGCATTGTAAATAGAAGAACATGTTCTAGCTGTCAAGGAACAGGTAAGTCAATTCCTAATAAATGTACTTCTTGTGGCGGTAATGGCCGCGTGAAGAAGCGCAACAAAATTTCTGTGAAAGTACCAGCTGGTATCGATGATGGACAACAATTACGTGTTGCAGGTAAAGGGGAAGCTGGAATAAACGGTGGACCTCCAGGTGACTTATATATCGTTTTCCAAGTACGTGAACATGAATTTTTTGAAAGAGATGGCGACGATGTATATTGTGAAATGCCGATAACTTATGCGCAGGCTGCACTAGGCGATGAAGTGGAAGTTCCAACTCTACATGGAAAAGTAAAATTAAAAATTCCTGCAGGCACGCAAACAGGTACAAACTTCCGTTTACGTGGAAAAGGAATTCAAAATGTTAGAGGTTACGGACAAGGAGATCAACATATCCGCATCCGCGTCGTAACACCGACAAATCTAACGGAAAAACAAAAACAATTATTACGTGAATTTGCAGAAATTAGCGGTCAAACCCCTGATGAACAAGCTGATAGCTTTTTTGCTAAAATGAAGCGGGCTTTTAAAGGAGAATAA
- the dnaK gene encoding molecular chaperone DnaK — translation MSKIIGIDLGTTNSCVAVLEGGEPKVIPNPEGNRTTPSVIAFKNGERQVGEVAKRQAITNPNTIMSIKRHMGTDHKEEVEGKQFTPQELSAIILQHLKSYAEEYLGEPVTKAVVTVPAYFNDAERQATKDAGRIAGLEVERIINEPTAAALAYGLDKMEEDQTILVYDLGGGTFDVSILELGDGVFEVRSTAGDNRLGGDDFDQVVIDHLVAEFKKENGIDLSKDKMALQRLKDAAEKAKKDLSGVSSTQISLPFITAGEAGPLHLELTLTRAKFDELTAHLVERTMKPVRQALSDAGISASELDKVILVGGSTRIPAVQDAIKKETGKDPHKGVNPDEVVALGAAVQGGVLTGDVKDVVLLDVTPLSLGIETMGGVFTKLIERNTTIPTSKSQVFSTAADSQTAVDIHVLQGERQMAADNKTLGRFQLTDIPPAPRGVPQIEVTFDIDKNGIVNVRAKDLGTNKEQAITIKSSTGLSDEEVERMVKEAEENAEADKQRKEEVELRNEADQLVFTTEKTLKDLEGKVDEAEVKKAEDAKEELKAAIEKNDLAEIRTKKDALQEIVQQLSMKLYEQAQQAAQQAQGADAGAQAGGNADDNVVDAEFEEVNDDKK, via the coding sequence ATGAGCAAAATTATTGGTATAGACTTAGGAACTACAAACTCTTGTGTTGCTGTCCTTGAAGGTGGCGAACCAAAAGTTATTCCTAACCCTGAGGGAAATCGAACAACGCCATCTGTTATCGCATTTAAAAATGGTGAAAGACAAGTTGGGGAAGTTGCAAAACGTCAAGCAATTACAAACCCTAACACAATTATGTCTATTAAACGTCATATGGGTACAGATCATAAAGAAGAGGTTGAAGGTAAACAATTTACACCTCAAGAACTTTCTGCTATTATTCTTCAACATTTAAAAAGCTATGCAGAAGAGTATTTAGGAGAGCCTGTAACGAAAGCGGTAGTTACAGTTCCTGCTTACTTTAATGATGCTGAGCGTCAAGCTACAAAAGATGCTGGTAGAATCGCTGGTTTAGAAGTAGAACGTATTATTAATGAGCCAACTGCTGCAGCGTTAGCATACGGCCTAGACAAAATGGAAGAGGACCAAACAATTCTAGTTTATGACCTTGGTGGAGGAACTTTCGACGTATCCATCCTTGAATTAGGAGACGGAGTATTCGAAGTTCGTTCAACAGCTGGTGATAACCGTCTAGGTGGAGATGATTTTGACCAAGTAGTAATTGACCACTTAGTAGCTGAATTCAAAAAAGAAAATGGTATTGATCTTTCTAAAGATAAAATGGCGTTACAACGTTTAAAAGACGCTGCTGAAAAAGCGAAGAAAGACTTATCTGGTGTGTCTAGCACTCAAATTTCTTTACCATTCATAACTGCTGGTGAAGCGGGACCATTACATTTAGAATTAACATTAACACGTGCAAAATTTGATGAGTTAACTGCTCATTTAGTAGAACGTACGATGAAGCCAGTTCGCCAGGCATTATCAGATGCTGGAATTAGTGCTTCTGAGCTTGATAAAGTAATTCTTGTTGGTGGATCTACTCGTATCCCAGCTGTACAAGATGCAATTAAAAAGGAAACAGGAAAAGATCCACATAAAGGTGTAAACCCTGACGAAGTGGTTGCACTTGGTGCTGCTGTTCAAGGTGGAGTTTTAACTGGTGATGTGAAAGACGTTGTATTATTAGACGTAACACCACTATCTTTAGGTATTGAAACAATGGGCGGCGTATTTACAAAACTTATTGAAAGAAATACTACGATTCCAACAAGTAAATCTCAAGTGTTCTCAACTGCTGCTGACAGCCAAACAGCTGTAGATATCCATGTTCTTCAAGGGGAGCGTCAAATGGCAGCTGATAATAAAACGTTAGGTCGTTTCCAACTAACGGATATTCCACCAGCTCCACGTGGAGTACCTCAAATCGAAGTTACTTTTGATATTGATAAAAATGGTATCGTAAACGTACGTGCAAAAGATTTAGGTACAAATAAAGAGCAAGCTATTACGATTAAGTCTAGTACAGGACTTTCTGACGAAGAAGTAGAACGTATGGTGAAAGAAGCAGAAGAGAATGCTGAAGCTGACAAACAGCGTAAAGAAGAAGTTGAACTTCGTAACGAAGCGGATCAATTAGTATTCACTACTGAAAAAACGTTAAAAGACCTTGAAGGTAAAGTAGACGAAGCAGAAGTGAAAAAAGCTGAAGATGCTAAAGAAGAATTAAAAGCTGCAATCGAAAAGAACGATTTAGCTGAGATTCGTACAAAGAAAGATGCTCTTCAAGAAATCGTGCAACAACTTTCTATGAAGCTTTACGAGCAAGCACAACAAGCTGCACAGCAAGCACAAGGTGCTGATGCAGGTGCTCAAGCAGGTGGAAATGCAGATGACAATGTTGTCGATGCAGAATTTGAAGAAGTGAACGACGACAAGAAGTAA
- the grpE gene encoding nucleotide exchange factor GrpE, translating into MVKLLFLLREVKPLTIEKDNTVEIVEETNELTEEQEQVVSEEEALNSNEDAELASAKERIAELENKLEDSENRILRLQADFDNFRRRVRLDQEAAQKYRAQNLVTDILPALDNFERALQVNTDDEKVKSILQGVEMVHRQLVEALKTEGVEAIEAVGKQFDPNVHQAVMTVEDEEHESNTVVEVFQKGYILKDRVIRPAMVKVSQ; encoded by the coding sequence ATGGTAAAATTATTATTTCTTTTAAGGGAGGTGAAACCATTGACAATAGAAAAAGATAATACAGTAGAAATTGTTGAAGAAACAAATGAGCTTACGGAAGAGCAAGAGCAAGTTGTAAGCGAAGAAGAAGCTCTAAACTCTAATGAAGATGCTGAACTAGCAAGTGCAAAGGAACGTATTGCTGAGCTGGAAAATAAATTAGAAGATAGTGAGAATCGTATTCTCCGACTTCAAGCAGACTTTGATAACTTTAGAAGAAGAGTAAGACTTGACCAAGAAGCTGCTCAAAAATATCGTGCGCAAAATTTAGTAACTGACATATTACCTGCGCTAGATAATTTTGAAAGAGCATTACAAGTCAACACTGATGATGAAAAAGTTAAATCAATCCTTCAAGGGGTAGAAATGGTTCATCGCCAACTAGTAGAAGCATTGAAAACAGAAGGTGTGGAAGCTATTGAGGCGGTAGGAAAGCAATTTGATCCGAACGTTCATCAAGCAGTAATGACTGTAGAAGATGAAGAGCATGAGTCAAATACGGTTGTTGAAGTATTCCAAAAAGGATATATTCTAAAAGATCGTGTTATTCGACCTGCAATGGTTAAAGTTTCTCAATAA
- the hrcA gene encoding heat-inducible transcriptional repressor HrcA, which produces MLTERQLLVLQVIIDDFIRSAQPVGSRTLSKKEEITFSSATIRNEMADLEELGFIEKPHTSSGRVPSERGYRYYVDHLLSPDRLSVREVSEVKSLFREQIYELEKVIQKSAQILSDLTQYTSIVLGPAVHENKLKRLQIVPISNDKAVAIFVTDTGHVENRTITFPTNVSPSDIEKMVNILNDRLVGAPLVELTNKLYKEVATILRSHISNYELVMESLNSTLQINDTQNIFTSGKTNMLSLPEFNDINKVKSLMLLIEQGKDLYQLIRAKEAGLNIKIGSETNMEGLENCSLITATYSIGPEQLGTIAILGPTRMEYARVVSLLKLVSSDLTNAVSSLYQKG; this is translated from the coding sequence GTGTTAACGGAACGCCAGTTGTTAGTATTACAAGTAATTATTGACGACTTTATCCGTTCTGCACAACCGGTTGGCTCCAGAACGTTGTCGAAAAAAGAAGAAATAACGTTTAGTTCTGCAACGATCCGAAATGAGATGGCAGACTTAGAAGAATTAGGCTTTATTGAGAAACCTCACACTTCTTCAGGTCGTGTTCCTTCTGAAAGAGGATATCGTTACTATGTCGATCATTTGTTATCTCCAGACCGACTATCGGTACGCGAAGTATCAGAAGTAAAATCATTATTTCGAGAACAAATTTATGAGTTAGAAAAAGTTATCCAAAAATCAGCGCAAATTTTGTCTGATTTAACCCAATACACATCCATTGTATTAGGTCCGGCTGTTCATGAAAATAAGCTAAAGAGACTTCAAATCGTTCCTATCAGCAATGATAAAGCTGTAGCAATTTTCGTAACAGATACAGGTCATGTCGAAAATAGAACGATAACGTTTCCGACGAATGTTTCACCATCAGATATTGAAAAAATGGTAAACATATTAAACGATCGTCTAGTAGGGGCTCCGCTAGTAGAATTAACGAACAAACTGTATAAAGAAGTAGCAACTATACTACGCTCACATATAAGTAACTATGAGCTAGTAATGGAATCGTTAAATTCTACATTGCAAATTAATGATACACAAAACATCTTTACTAGTGGTAAAACAAATATGCTTTCATTACCTGAATTTAATGATATTAATAAAGTCAAATCACTAATGCTGTTAATTGAGCAAGGGAAAGACTTATATCAACTCATCCGTGCGAAAGAAGCTGGCCTTAATATAAAAATCGGAAGTGAAACTAACATGGAAGGGCTAGAAAATTGTAGTCTCATTACTGCTACATACTCAATTGGTCCGGAACAATTAGGAACGATTGCAATACTCGGACCAACTAGAATGGAGTATGCACGAGTAGTTAGTCTATTGAAACTAGTAAGTTCCGATTTGACGAATGCAGTCTCTTCCTTGTATCAAAAAGGTTAG
- the hemW gene encoding radical SAM family heme chaperone HemW yields the protein MIKAAYLHIPFCEHICHYCDFNKVFLKNQPVDEYLQQMDVEMKKTVERFPTENLDTIFVGGGTPTSLSASQLEVFLTSIHEHLPFQKDTVEFTFEANPGDLTNDKLKVLKDFHVNRLSFGVQSFNDELLKRIGRSHRAKDVFQSITNAREVGFENISIDLIYSLPDQTVEDFEETLKTALALEMEHYSAYSLIIEPKTVFYNLMNKGKLPLPSQEEEARMYEVLLEEMAKHNYHQYEISNFAKVGLESRHNITYWANEQYYGIGAGAHSYVQGVRRANVGPLTHYMKSIDETGFPYKEEHNVTVQEQMEEEMFLGLRKTEGVSKGHFKEKFGKALDDVFSKEIQEHIEKGLLQWNGDQLSLTKKGKFLGNEVFQSFIGVN from the coding sequence GTGATAAAAGCTGCCTATTTGCATATACCCTTTTGTGAGCATATTTGTCACTATTGTGACTTTAATAAAGTGTTTTTAAAAAACCAGCCGGTGGACGAATACTTGCAACAAATGGATGTAGAAATGAAAAAAACGGTGGAAAGATTCCCTACAGAAAACCTCGATACTATTTTTGTAGGGGGAGGAACGCCAACTTCCTTATCTGCTAGTCAGCTCGAAGTATTTTTAACATCCATTCATGAGCATCTACCATTTCAAAAAGATACGGTGGAATTTACATTTGAAGCTAACCCTGGAGACTTAACTAACGATAAACTAAAGGTGTTAAAAGATTTCCACGTTAATCGCCTAAGCTTCGGAGTACAAAGTTTTAACGATGAGTTGTTAAAAAGAATTGGACGTTCTCATCGAGCAAAAGATGTTTTTCAATCGATCACAAATGCAAGGGAAGTAGGGTTTGAAAATATTAGTATTGACCTTATTTATAGCTTACCAGATCAAACAGTAGAAGATTTTGAAGAAACGCTAAAAACCGCTCTTGCGCTGGAAATGGAGCATTATTCTGCATACTCATTAATTATTGAGCCAAAAACAGTCTTTTATAATTTAATGAATAAAGGTAAACTTCCGCTACCATCACAAGAAGAGGAAGCACGTATGTATGAAGTATTATTGGAAGAAATGGCCAAGCATAACTATCATCAATATGAAATAAGTAATTTTGCTAAAGTAGGACTGGAGAGCAGGCACAATATCACCTATTGGGCGAACGAACAATATTACGGCATTGGTGCCGGTGCGCATAGCTATGTTCAAGGAGTCCGAAGAGCTAATGTTGGTCCGCTAACACATTACATGAAATCAATTGATGAAACAGGTTTTCCTTATAAAGAAGAACATAATGTAACAGTTCAAGAACAAATGGAAGAAGAAATGTTCCTCGGCTTAAGAAAAACAGAAGGGGTATCCAAAGGTCATTTTAAGGAAAAATTCGGTAAGGCACTCGATGATGTTTTTTCAAAAGAAATTCAAGAGCATATAGAAAAAGGCTTATTGCAGTGGAACGGCGACCAACTTTCTCTTACGAAAAAGGGTAAATTTCTCGGAAACGAAGTGTTCCAATCATTTATTGGGGTAAATTAA
- the lepA gene encoding translation elongation factor 4 — protein sequence MNREERLERQSKIRNFSIIAHIDHGKSTLADRILEKTSALTQREMKAQLLDSMDLERERGITIKLNAVQLRYKAKDGETYIFHLIDTPGHVDFTYEVSRSLAACEGAILVVDAAQGIEAQTLANVYLALDNNLEIMPVINKIDLPSAEPERVRQEIEDVIGLDASEAVLASAKAGIGIEDILEQAVQKIPAPEGDPEAPLKALIFDSLFDPYRGVVAYIRVVEGTVKVGDKIKMMATGKEFEVNEVGVFTPKPLQLDELTVGDVGFLTASIKNVGDTRVGDTITSAKNGATEPLPGYRKLNPMVFCGLYPIDSAKFNDLRDALEKLELNDSALQYEPETSQALGFGFRCGFLGLLHMEIIQERIEREFNIDLITTAPSVIYNVFLTDGEELRVDNPSNMPDPQSIDRVEEPYVKATIMVPNDYVGAVMELCQDKRGNFIDMQYLDEKRVSIIYEIPLAEIVYDFFDQLKSNTKGYASFDYELIGYKPSKLVKMDILLNAEYVDALSFIVHRDAAYERGKVIVEKLKDLIPRQQFEVPIQAAIGQKIVARSTIKAMRKNVLAKCYGGDISRKRKLLEKQKEGKKRMKSVGSVEVPQEAFMAVLKMDDSNSKK from the coding sequence ATGAATAGAGAAGAAAGATTAGAACGTCAGTCGAAAATAAGAAATTTTTCCATTATTGCTCATATTGACCATGGAAAATCTACCTTAGCTGACCGAATACTAGAAAAAACATCTGCCTTAACGCAGCGTGAAATGAAAGCCCAATTACTTGATTCTATGGACTTAGAGCGTGAGCGAGGCATTACGATTAAGTTAAATGCTGTTCAGCTTAGATATAAAGCAAAGGATGGAGAAACATATATTTTCCACCTTATTGATACACCGGGACACGTCGATTTTACTTATGAAGTATCGCGAAGCTTAGCTGCTTGTGAAGGGGCTATATTAGTAGTTGATGCAGCACAAGGTATCGAAGCCCAAACGTTAGCGAATGTATATTTAGCACTAGATAACAATCTTGAAATTATGCCGGTTATTAACAAAATAGACCTTCCGAGCGCAGAGCCTGAGCGTGTTCGTCAAGAAATTGAAGATGTTATCGGTTTAGATGCATCTGAAGCTGTTTTAGCAAGTGCGAAAGCTGGTATCGGGATTGAAGACATTTTAGAACAAGCTGTTCAAAAAATACCAGCTCCAGAAGGTGACCCAGAAGCACCTTTAAAAGCTTTGATTTTTGACTCGTTATTTGACCCTTACCGAGGTGTAGTTGCCTATATTCGTGTTGTCGAAGGTACTGTTAAAGTAGGAGACAAAATAAAAATGATGGCAACAGGAAAAGAGTTTGAAGTTAATGAAGTCGGTGTATTTACCCCAAAACCGTTACAACTCGATGAGCTAACAGTTGGAGATGTAGGTTTTTTAACAGCGTCTATTAAAAATGTTGGAGACACTCGTGTTGGGGATACGATAACGAGTGCGAAAAACGGTGCAACAGAACCGTTACCAGGTTATCGTAAATTAAATCCAATGGTATTCTGTGGACTATATCCAATTGACTCTGCTAAGTTTAACGATCTACGTGATGCTTTAGAAAAATTAGAACTAAATGACTCTGCGTTACAATATGAGCCAGAAACTTCTCAAGCATTAGGGTTTGGATTCCGTTGTGGGTTTTTAGGTTTATTACACATGGAAATTATTCAGGAAAGAATTGAACGTGAATTTAATATTGATCTTATTACGACAGCACCATCTGTTATTTACAACGTTTTCTTAACAGATGGTGAAGAATTAAGAGTCGATAACCCATCTAACATGCCAGATCCACAATCTATTGACCGTGTAGAAGAACCTTACGTAAAAGCTACTATTATGGTTCCGAATGATTATGTAGGAGCGGTTATGGAACTATGCCAAGATAAACGCGGAAACTTTATTGATATGCAATATTTAGATGAAAAACGTGTAAGCATTATATACGAAATTCCGTTAGCAGAAATCGTATATGACTTCTTCGATCAATTAAAATCTAATACAAAAGGGTATGCATCTTTTGATTACGAATTAATTGGTTACAAACCGTCTAAGCTTGTGAAGATGGATATTTTATTAAACGCTGAATATGTAGATGCACTTTCCTTTATCGTTCACCGCGATGCCGCTTACGAACGTGGAAAAGTAATTGTTGAAAAACTAAAAGATCTTATTCCAAGACAGCAATTCGAAGTGCCGATACAGGCGGCCATCGGACAAAAAATTGTTGCTCGTTCTACTATTAAAGCAATGCGTAAAAACGTATTAGCGAAATGTTACGGTGGAGATATCTCTCGTAAACGTAAATTATTAGAGAAACAAAAAGAAGGTAAAAAACGAATGAAATCTGTTGGTTCCGTAGAAGTGCCACAAGAAGCATTTATGGCAGTACTTAAAATGGACGATAGCAACAGCAAAAAGTAA
- a CDS encoding IS256 family transposase: MSHFNTDKLDLATILKISMQDLLKEKIETILREEIKSVLENEPVGEGNSRNGYYPRTLDTMYGRVEDLAVPRDRKGEFTTNMFEPYQRRMVAVDELVVQLYQHGVGVRQVGSILKNLLGEQYSPGTISNITSAVMEDVIEWQNRPLKERYCALFLDALFVKIRRDTVAKEAVYIVLGITPEGHREILGFYVGGIESSNGWKEILQDLRNRGVQEVLLGVFDGLTGLEEAFRSIFPKADVQRCVIHKVRSTMNKARKKDQAELSTDFKKVYTSSTYEEAEKAFGELREKWKKRYSREIASWEEDLPVLLTFLRYPEDVQKYIYTTNLIERTIKEIRKRLKTMNSLPNIEAAEKITYLTSIDYNERWSRRKLSGFGLAHDQILKMFEERYPKA; the protein is encoded by the coding sequence ATGTCTCATTTTAACACAGATAAATTAGATTTAGCCACTATCTTAAAAATCTCCATGCAGGATCTCCTAAAGGAGAAAATAGAAACTATCTTGCGTGAGGAAATCAAGAGTGTACTAGAGAACGAACCTGTCGGAGAAGGAAATTCGCGTAACGGATACTATCCGAGGACTCTCGACACCATGTATGGCCGCGTTGAAGATTTGGCTGTTCCCCGTGATCGTAAGGGAGAGTTCACAACTAATATGTTTGAGCCTTATCAGAGGCGAATGGTTGCAGTAGATGAGCTCGTTGTTCAACTTTATCAACACGGGGTTGGAGTCCGTCAGGTAGGGAGCATCTTGAAAAACTTGCTTGGGGAACAATATTCCCCTGGCACCATATCGAATATCACATCTGCCGTGATGGAGGATGTGATTGAATGGCAGAACCGCCCTTTAAAGGAGCGCTATTGTGCTTTATTTCTTGATGCTTTATTTGTAAAGATTCGTAGAGATACAGTAGCCAAAGAAGCTGTCTATATTGTTCTAGGAATTACTCCGGAAGGCCACAGGGAAATCCTTGGTTTTTATGTAGGAGGAATAGAATCTTCAAATGGTTGGAAGGAAATCCTCCAGGACCTGCGCAACAGAGGAGTACAGGAAGTACTGCTAGGCGTTTTTGACGGACTGACTGGTCTCGAAGAGGCATTTCGTTCCATCTTTCCAAAAGCTGATGTTCAACGTTGTGTAATACACAAGGTCCGTTCCACTATGAATAAAGCACGTAAGAAGGATCAAGCTGAGCTAAGTACTGATTTTAAAAAAGTCTATACATCAAGCACATACGAAGAAGCTGAGAAAGCGTTCGGAGAGCTCAGGGAGAAATGGAAAAAGCGCTACAGTCGAGAAATAGCTTCTTGGGAAGAAGACCTTCCAGTACTCTTAACCTTTTTACGCTACCCTGAGGATGTCCAAAAGTACATCTACACTACAAATCTTATTGAGCGTACCATTAAGGAAATCCGCAAGAGGTTAAAAACCATGAATAGCCTGCCTAACATTGAAGCAGCTGAAAAGATTACGTACCTGACCTCTATCGACTATAACGAGCGCTGGTCAAGAAGAAAACTAAGTGGATTCGGCCTAGCTCATGATCAAATATTAAAAATGTTTGAGGAGCGGTATCCCAAAGCCTAA
- a CDS encoding DUF3679 domain-containing protein — protein sequence MMKRFMLKCTFIALVLFLGVLLGIGQANEGMKKMQGVEGDTSGGQPFHIFEKEDGEKRTLLGAEGTKQDIEAKQQKLEQIKSHNFYSSMGKKLADGVTNAVGKVIQDSVEKVKEL from the coding sequence ATGATGAAAAGATTTATGCTAAAGTGTACATTTATCGCGCTTGTGTTATTTCTTGGAGTGCTTTTAGGAATAGGTCAAGCGAATGAAGGAATGAAAAAAATGCAAGGTGTTGAAGGCGATACTTCGGGTGGACAACCTTTTCACATTTTTGAAAAAGAAGATGGTGAAAAGCGAACGCTGTTAGGTGCAGAAGGAACGAAACAAGATATAGAGGCAAAGCAACAAAAGTTAGAGCAAATTAAATCACATAACTTTTATTCCTCGATGGGGAAAAAACTTGCTGACGGAGTTACGAATGCAGTAGGGAAAGTGATTCAAGATTCGGTTGAAAAAGTAAAAGAGTTATAA
- the spoIIP gene encoding stage II sporulation protein P, with amino-acid sequence MKGYRSSSVVVTINGTSIKKTIVAIIAGFMLIFAVSGLLTSLKPEYRVTFSAINEFSKRFSGESLLFIFGYENAYFTQGISEGVKKPNYVSALFQLTTSLNLDDPRSLIRGEIPGFRQYDGEILIAGQGTNYTNLPFESPPPRDVMMAEREAAIINLEEEDSTGEGNTTPPANNTGDRKVVYIYNTHNTESFLPYLEGVTEADRAYHSQVNVTRLGERLKTELETRGVGAQFETKDIMEDLNKRGWVFGQAYNASRPVVKEAMASNRDLQYFIDIHRDSQGKDITTIDLNGEKYARVMFVIGKNNPNYEKNERLVAELHELFEEKYPGVSRGSFVPKGSVNGVYNQDLSENSILIEIGGVENTFEEMYRTVEAFADVFSEFYWQAEKVDGTPQGEGQ; translated from the coding sequence ATGAAGGGCTACCGCTCCTCAAGCGTCGTCGTAACAATAAATGGGACAAGCATTAAAAAAACAATCGTAGCAATCATCGCAGGCTTTATGTTAATTTTCGCGGTATCCGGATTATTAACCTCCTTAAAACCAGAGTACCGAGTAACGTTCTCGGCTATAAATGAGTTTTCAAAACGATTTTCTGGAGAGTCACTATTATTTATTTTTGGATACGAAAATGCTTATTTTACCCAAGGAATTTCTGAAGGTGTGAAAAAGCCAAATTATGTATCAGCGCTTTTTCAATTAACGACAAGTTTAAATTTAGACGATCCACGTAGTTTAATTCGAGGGGAAATTCCTGGTTTTAGGCAATATGATGGAGAAATACTAATCGCTGGTCAAGGAACAAATTATACAAATTTACCATTTGAGTCACCTCCTCCTCGTGATGTAATGATGGCTGAACGAGAGGCTGCTATTATAAATCTTGAAGAAGAAGATTCAACAGGTGAGGGGAACACTACTCCTCCAGCTAATAATACTGGTGATCGTAAGGTTGTTTATATTTATAACACGCATAATACAGAATCATTTTTACCGTATTTAGAAGGTGTTACAGAAGCTGATCGTGCCTATCATTCACAAGTAAATGTAACAAGGTTAGGTGAAAGATTAAAAACCGAGCTCGAAACACGTGGTGTCGGAGCACAGTTTGAAACAAAAGATATTATGGAAGACTTAAATAAACGAGGCTGGGTCTTTGGACAAGCTTATAATGCGTCTAGGCCAGTAGTAAAAGAAGCAATGGCCTCTAATCGTGATTTACAATATTTCATTGATATTCATAGAGATTCTCAAGGGAAAGATATTACAACTATTGATCTGAATGGTGAAAAATATGCAAGAGTTATGTTTGTAATTGGGAAGAACAACCCTAACTATGAAAAGAATGAAAGATTAGTTGCTGAATTGCACGAGTTATTCGAGGAAAAATATCCAGGAGTTAGTAGAGGATCTTTTGTTCCTAAAGGTAGCGTAAATGGTGTCTACAACCAAGACTTATCTGAAAATTCCATTCTTATTGAAATCGGCGGAGTAGAAAATACATTTGAAGAAATGTATCGGACAGTAGAAGCATTTGCGGATGTGTTCAGCGAGTTCTACTGGCAGGCTGAAAAAGTAGATGGAACACCACAAGGAGAAGGACAATAA